A window of the Bombina bombina isolate aBomBom1 chromosome 3, aBomBom1.pri, whole genome shotgun sequence genome harbors these coding sequences:
- the NRIP1 gene encoding nuclear receptor-interacting protein 1 encodes MTHGEELSSEMQQDSIVLTYLEGLLMHQAAGGSGTTVEKLSGRAKKDEDFKVSGSLFSNSQSNAPINSNHQGSGMLHLKKARLLQSSEDWNTAKRRRLSDTIVGLNGKNEALLTGMVENVPKGKQDSTLLASLLQSFSSRLQSVALSQQIKQSLKDQGFSLDQEGIQEEKDTQCYGIASNHLKTLLNKNRAKDTITNNNLGNLAKNSVQEKFGDSSHSGQSSTKGVVEPISCAARLQAVASMVEKRSSPTASPKPSVACSQLALLLSSEAHLQQYSRDHALKAQNASQLASERLAAMARLKESSEQDLNRLHMSNSPVNHNNPVRTLSNPISNVTNLPQFSNQQGVLNHPLKSVGYKNHADRNHMKPSPNNSLLLHLLKSQNATSISKNNLQCEKYSMFDESVTPTTTDDLSDNNPSFTEDESSDDESTHSNCAPIDLSFKNRTEKTQPLNTASLDHLTETLLHNWDPKVDGLELRKDCSPDSTLKPHQKVTLLQLLLGHKVDENHETMVDIKGQHKAADLTKFSSSTQGHITENSTIHSSSPLHSINVHSSAKAGSPVNLTHQPFPNKQNFPNYISNIQPERHVNPASKHLVELTRNKALQTPVPLANDNAADNAAFSASKLLQNLAQCGKQNPSSDDLRLQKSLGVSNGKTLGLIDRLNSPLLTNQTRTVEESRAFSNPPTPVDSGFASSEIENLLERRTVLQLLLGAPNKSKIEKVQKSAVKEEIPQDKSEIISREQVVAVKIKTEPEDDSNAQYLRDLGVPSPLGMSPHKISQSVLGDSRSPHNSPRNFSPSRNGLLSRLLRQNHDGYDDVDLDINNRNGDSKQRDTKSPCVVPKKRKLHQNEPSESKLKMSKISSPESGNKQFGPTRSLCGPIILQDEINGSKDDFEPKCILGQSSYNESKNISWPRESKGFNVLKQLLLSENCVRDLSQHRNSTLVEEIMKGNRGNVACNSDFAVPSLNTLIGKPVHQTNISQMPFHYSSSVNLRHAPSPEVLGSKVSRTDSALFNVSPTPPDNGPIKWVITDMEKNDFGKDSPRLTKTNPILYYMLQKGGHSAISQELRDRTSWTESFLGNATEVTLKRDSISSGGTNTNGIGFLRSSNHVGNRTFNNSNGNKCGILDMLSIKKEPEYK; translated from the coding sequence ATGACTCATGGAGAAGAGCTTAGCTCTGAGATGCAACAGGATTCCATTGTTTTAACTTATTTAGAAGGATTACTAATGCATCAAGCAGCAGGCGGGTCAGGGACTACAGTTGAAAAACTGTCTGGCCGTGCTAAAAAAGATGAAGACTTTAAGGTATCTGGAAGTTTGTTTTCTAATTCTCAAAGTAATGCTCCAATTAACAGTAACCACCAAGGGTCTGGTATGTTGCATCTCAAAAAAGCAAGATTGCTTCAGTCTTCAGAAGACTGGAATACAGCTAAGAGAAGACGGTTATCTGATACAATTGTTGGTTTAAATGGGAAAAATGAAGCTTTGCTAACTGGCATGGTTGAAAATGTTCCCAAAGGCAAGCAAGATAGCACTCTGCTTGCCTCCTTGCTTCAGTCATTCAGTTCCAGACTGCAGAGTGTTGCTTTGTCACAGCAGATTAAACAAAGCCTTAAGGACCAAGGGTTTTCCCTCGACCAAGAGGGCATACAAGAGGAAAAAGATACCCAGTGCTATGGTATTGCATCTAATCATTTAAAAACTCTCTTAAATAAGAACAGAGCAAAAGATACAATAACCaacaataatttgggtaatttagcAAAAAATTCTGTTCAAGAAAAATTTGGGGACTCTTCTCATTCTGGACAAAGTAGCACTAAAGGAGTGGTCGAGCCAATTTCCTGTGCTGCAAGACTCCAAGCTGTTGCAAGTATGGTAGAGAAAAGGTCTAGCCCAACTGCCTCCCCTAAACCAAGTGTAGCTTGTAGTCAATTAGCATTGCTTCTGTCTAGTGAAGCTCACTTACAACAGTACTCTAGGGATCATGCTCTAAAAGCACAGAATGCAAGTCAGTTGGCAAGTGAGAGGCTGGCTGCAATGGCCAGATTGAAGGAAAGTTCAGAACAGGATCTTAATCGCTTGCACATGTCAAACTCTCCAGTAAACCACAACAATCCAGTAAGAACATTGTCAAATCCCATAAGTAATGTAACCAATCTTCCACAATTTTCTAATCAGCAGGGTGTATTAAATCATCCTCTCAAATCAGTTGGCTATAAAAATCATGCAGATAGAAATCATATGAAACCATCACCAAATAACAGTTTGCTTCTCCACCTTCTTAAAAGCCAGAATGCTACAAGTATAAGCAAGAATAACTTACAGTGTGAGAAATATTCTATGTTTGATGAAAGCGTTACACCAACAACTACAGATGATCTCTCAGACAACAATCCTAGTTTTACAGAAGATGAGAGCAGTGATGATGAAAGTACACATTCTAACTGTGCCCCCATAGACTTGTCATTTAAAAACAGAACAGAAAAGACACAGCCATTAAATACTGCTTCCCTAGATCATTTAACAGAAACCTTACTTCATAACTGGGATCCAAAAGTGGATGGATTGGAACTTAGAAAAGACTGTTCACCAGATTCAACTCTAAAGCCTCATCAGAAAGTGACACTGTTACAGTTGCTACTTGGCCATAAAGTCGATGAAAATCATGAGACAATGGTAGATATAAAGGGGCAACACAAGGCTGCTGATTTGACAAAGTTCAGTTCTTCAACACAGGGACATATAACAGAGAATTCAACTATACACAGCTCATCTCCACTACATTCAATAAATGTGCACAGTTCTGCAAAAGCAGGATCTCCTGTAAATCTGACACATCAACCTTTCCCAAATAAACAAAATTTCCCAAACTATATTAGTAACATTCAGCCAGAAAGGCATGTGAATCCTGCATCAAAGCATTTGGTAGAACTTACTAGAAACAAAGCACTTCAAACACCTGTCCCGTTAGCTAATGACAATGCAGCAGACAATGCTGCTTTTAGTGCAAGTAAGCTACTACAAAATTTAGCTCAATGTGGAAAGCAAAACCCTTCTTCTGATGATCTGCGGCTCCAAAAATCATTAGGTGTAAGTAATGGTAAAACTTTAGGATTAATTGATAGGCTCAACAGTCCTCTTCTTACAAACCAAACGCGAACAGTTGAAGAAAGTAGAGCTTTTAGTAACCCCCCAACTCCTGTTGATTCAGGATTTGCCAGTTCTGAAATAGAAAACCTTCTGGAGAGACGCACTGTTCTTCAACTATTACTTGGTGCACCCAACAAAAGCAAGATTGAAAAAGTCCAAAAATCTGCAGTTAAAGAGGAAATCCCACAAGACAAGAGTGAGATCATATCAAGGGAACAAGTTGTTGCTGTTAAAATTAAAACTGAACCAGAGGATGATTCTAATGCACAATATTTAAGAGACTTAGGTGTACCAAGTCCTCTAGGGATGTCGCCACATAAAATCAGCCAATCTGTTTTGGGGGATTCAAGATCACCGCATAATTCACCACGCAACTTTTCCCCTTCAAGAAATGGTCTCCTGAGTCGTTTGCTTAGACAGAACCATGATGGATATGATGATGTTGATTTGGATATAAACAATAGAAATGGTGACTCCAAACAAAGAGACACAAAAAGTCCATGTGTTGTTCCTAAAAAGAGAAAACTGCATCAAAATGAGCCTTCGGAAAGTAAACTAAAAATGTCAAAAATAAGTTCACCAGAAAGTGGAAATAAGCAATTTGGCCCTACACGCTCACTATGTGGACCAATAATTCTTCAGGATGAAATCAATGGAAGCAAGGATGATTTTGAACCTAAGTGCATTCTAGGTCAGAGTTCATATAATGAAAGTAAAAATATAAGCTGGCCAAGAGAAAGTAAAGGTTTTAATGTCCTGAAACAGCTGTTGCTTTCAGAGAACTGTGTCAGAGACCTATCCCAGCATCGAAACAGTACACTAGTTGAAGAGATTATGAAGGGGAACAGAGGTAATGTGGCATGTAATTCTGACTTTGCTGTTCCTTCATTAAATACATTGATTGGGAAACCTGTACATCAGACAAATATAAGTCAAATGCCTTTTCATTATTCATCTTCTGTTAATCTCCGCCATGCGCCATCTCCAGAAGTTTTAGGAAGTAAAGTATCTCGGACAGATTCAGCATTATTTAATGTCTCTCCCACACCTCCAGATAATGGTCCTATTAAATGGGTTATCACTGATATGGAAAAAAATGATTTTGGAAAAGATTCTCCAAGGCTGACCAAAACCAACCCAATATTGTATTATATGCTGCAAAAGGGAGGCCATTCTGCTATTAGCCAGGAGCTGCGGGACAGAACCAGTTGGACAGAATCTTTTTTAGGGAATGCAACAGAAGTGACATTAAAAAGAGATTCAATCTCTAGTGGAGGAACCAATACAAATGGTATTGGTTTTCTTAGATCTTCCAATCATGTTGGAAATAGAACTTTTAATAATTCCAATGGCAATAAATGTGGAATACTTGATATGCTGTCAATTAAGAAAGAACCAGAATACAAATAA